The genomic DNA GTACTTTTGCCGCCGCCATTTTGACTTCCTAAAGGAAAAATATTAGGTGAGAAATTTTTATCAAACTGAATATCAACATCTTTTAAAATTCGGAAATCTGGTACTCTAATTCTTAGTAACTTCATTTGAGTTTACTTCCTTGATAAAGATTACATCTTAGAATTACTTTATTAATAGCGAATTGTTGCTAATTTCTAGCATACCTTATGAAAGGTGGGCATTGCCCACCATCAGATTTTAAAGGTTTTTACAACCTACTAAACCTTAAATTTCTCAGTGATCCGTTTCATTGCTTCTTCCACATTTTCCCGACTGTTAAATGCAGAAATACGGAAATAACCCTCACCCGCAGCACCAAAACCAGAACCAGGTGTTCCCACAACATTCACAGTTTGCAGCAACTTATCGAAAAATTCCCAACTGCTTAAACCATGAGGTGTTTTCACCCATACGTAAGGTGCATTAACTCCACCATAAACCTGTAAACCGGCATTGCTGAGTTGTTCACGGATAATTTTGGCGTTTTCTAAGTAGAAACTGACTAAAGCTTTGGTTTGTGCTTTTCCTTCTTCGGAATAAACCGCTTCCGCACCTTTTTGGACAATGTAGGAAACACCGTTAAATTTGGTAGACTGACGACGATTCCATAATTTCCACAATTCTACATCAGTACCATCTGCGGCTTTTGCGGTCAGGTTTTTGGGAACGACGGTTAACGCGCAACGTGTACCGGTGAAACCCGCATTTTTGGAGAAGGAACGAAACTCGATCGCACAGTCTCTAGCACCTTCAATTTCATAGATAGAACGAGGTAAGCTGGGATCTGTAATAAATGCTTCGTAAGCAGCATCAAAGAAAATAATTGAACCGTTAGCTTTTGCGTAGTTTACCCACTCTTGTAAATGTTCTTCGGTTGCGGTTGCACCGGTGGGGTTGTTGGGGAAGCAGAGATAAATTAAATCTACTTTTTCTTTAGGTATTTCTGCGGTAAAGTTGTTTTCAGCAGTGACAGGGAGATAAACTAAACCACCATATTCGCCTTTTTCGTTAGCATCTCCGGTGTTACCCGCCATAACGTTAGTATCAACGTAAACCGGGTATACAGGGTCAGTAACCGCAATTTTGTTATTTTTACCAAAAATCTCTAAAATGTTGCCTGTATCGCACTTAGAACCATCGGAAATAAAGATTTCATCGGCTTCTATTTTTGCGCCTCTGGCTTGGAAATCTTGAGTGGCGATTTTTTCCCTTAACCAAGCATAACCTTGTTCTGGGCCATATCCTTTAAAAGATGAGCGATCGCCCATATCTTCTACTGCCTTAATCATCGCAGTCCGGCAAGCTTCTGGCAAGGGTTCGGTAACATCACCAATACCCAATTTAATGATTTTCGCATCGGGGTTAGCTTCTACAAAAGCGTTTACCCTTCTGGCAATTTCGGGGAATAAATAACCAGCTTTGAGTTTGAGATAGTTGTCGTTAACAGTAGCCATCTGAGATTTTGAAGAAACGCACTCAAATAGCTTACTGTAATTAGACAATCTCAATTTGACTTTTAATGATGTAGGGGTGGAGACTCCCCACAGCCAGAAGCCAGGGGGAGTGTCAATATAAATGGATTATATTTCGGCGATAGCTCGTTCTATGAGTCGTTTCGCTAAAGTTTGAGTGCCAGTGTGTTCATAGTAATTGGTGGAAACATCTATAAATGCGGCTACATAGTCTAATTTGTCATCGGTAAATTCCAGAAACCCGCTCAAATGATTCAGGACTTTTTCAGCAGTTAAAGCATTAGCAGCAATCATGCCATTCATCCAACCTTTAACACCATCCAAGCTATTGCCAATAAAGTCAAGTTTTCCACCTGTATTATCACCAGGAATTGCATCTTGCATGGTTCTAAAAGTGGAATTTCCCTCTAATTCTCCAGGATTCATATTACTGATCATGGATAGAGATTTTTCGATAAAATCGGGGCCGAGGGGAATTAAACCATCAACAGAAATTAATGCTGCCATGCGAATGATTGATTCTCCGCTGTATTCACCCAAAGCACTGACAAAATCCCCAATACTATCACCAGGAATACCATTAATTTGACAAAAAGCCACTAATTCAGCTACTACTTTTAAGCTTAAATCAATGGTTTGAGCTTTATCGGGTTTGGGAGTGAGATTATTTAAGAAACCTAACAGGGGGATAGTGTCACCAACTTTATTAGCTAAAGCTGCTGCACCTAAAGCATAATCTGCACTATCAACAGTTTGATATAACCATAAGGCGGTTTGATAACCTTGGGATTTATCATTAAAAAGGTAAATTGCCCGTTCCCCAATTTGCTGAATTAAATCTTCATCATCTTCACCAGTGACAGTTTTAATAGTATTGACAAAACCAACTGTATTTTGCCATTCACCGGGAACGATAAAATCTAAGGCGTTTAACATAGACACTGTTAAACCGCTGGTTGGTAGTTCATCAACTAACTCAAAAATGGGTTTACTCATAAAATTCTCTCCATCAATATTTTGTTACTTGCAGTTTAAAGTGCCAATTACTTCAACTTTTCTAAACCATCAAGATCAAACTTTTCAATCCAATCTTCGCGATCGCTGGCGTTAAATAAAGGATCTTTAGAAATCACCTTCACTTGATATTTACCCACCAAAATAGAAGTTTGGGTTTTACCTAGTTCTACCGCTGGATAACCATCAATTTCCTTGGTGCTGTTAGAATACTTAGAAGCTACTGTTGGGGTGCTAGTTGTATCGGAAATAGCCAACTGAGCCACAACTTTACCGTCTTTTTTTAAATTAGCTTCTGAGAAGCCTTTTTTCTCTTGGGTGTAAACTCGATCATAACCATCATCTCCCTCTGGAAAGAACTTGTTTAATTTACTACCCTGTGTAGCATTTTTAGCAACGGCCTGACCTGTTTTTTGCTTTGTGCTTTCCTGTTGTACTTGATCAAAACGACTAGGTGGTTTTGTCGCACAAGCAGTGGTCAGTAATAAAATACACAGTAATAAACTCGCTAAAACTCTACGTCCACGAAATAAAATCACTTCTTTTTTCTCCTTCAATACTTGAGACTTGAGTCTTTCAACTGGAAAATTTACCTTTTGATCATGATTGGTATTAAGAGTTACTAACTTTTTAGTAAATGTATCATTCAAGACGATGAGCTATCACCGCATAAAAAGGATCTCCCCCTGGTAAACCCAACCACTGTAAAAAATTTGGTGCTGTTGGACGATTAACAACAACTTCAGGAGTTGTAAAACCATTCATGGAAGCAAAGTAACCCTTGACTAACTCGACTCTAGACGATTCTGAGGCATCCCGCCAAATTTGAATAGCTTTTTGATAAAACATCCGGTTGGAAAAGCTGATTATAGCTACACCACCTGGTTTAAGAATGCGGTGAATTTCCGAAAATACAGCTTCTGGATATTGGATGTATTGAACGGAAACACAGTTGATAACTGCATCAAAACTTTGATCCGCTAAGGGTAGTTGCGGTTTTGTATTGATATTTTGGACAAAATAATGGTTTAATCGCGGGTTTCGTGCTAATTCTTCTGCATTTAACCCATGTCCCTCTACATGATCAAATTCCATCTCTGGTAGATGAGACACCCAACTACTCATCATATCAAAAATGCGGGTATTGGGTTTTAGTCGCTGAAGATATAAATCTGTTAACTGTTGAATAAAACCTTCATCAACATGAGTGACAAAGCGGGGATAGTCATAAAATAATTTATCATCTGTGTCATCTAACTTGATTCTGTGATCTGCACGTAATAGCATAGGTATCTAATGGAAACAATTATTCACTAACTGGTACTCATTTTGTATACTAATCTAAGTTATTTTGCCTATAAAAGTAAACTGAGGCTTTAGATGTCAATAAATTTTATGTATGAAGATGAAAAAATAAACCACTCCCAACAAAAAATACACAGATAAATTAGGATTTTTTTAGTAAAACAATGCTTTATAAATCACCTTTATTTCTCAATATTCAACGGCAGATTATTAAATTTCCTCAAGTTAGTTTGTTAGTTTGGCTAATTCCTTTATTGCTATTTAATTCTGGAGAAAATAGCTTAATGGCCCATGATGAATCTCTTTATGCAGCTAGAGCGAGGTTGATGTTTGATTCTGGAAATTGGGTAGCACCTTGGGAAAATGCCCATCATAAAACCCCCGGTTTTTATTGGCTAATTGCTATTTTTTATCGGTTTTTTGGCGTTAGTGAGATCACTGCTAGAATACCGGGGATGATAGCAGGAATTTTGATGACATTGGTTGTCTATGAATTAGGCAAAATTTTATTAGGTAAAAGATTAGCTTACCTTTCAGTTGCTATTTTAAGCGTAGAATTTCTCTGGTTACAATATAGTCGTTTAGTTGCTCCCGATATACCTACATTTTTATTAGTATTTACGGCGATTTTATGTTTATTAAAATCTGAAAAAAAATCTCAATATCGCCTTGCTTATGGTTTTTTTATTGGTGCAATGTTTGGTTTCGGTTTCTTGATGAGAAGCTTTATGATTTTTTTGCCAATGGTGGCTTTATTACCTTATTTAATCGGAGAACATCGTCGTCATCATCATCTCACAAACCCAATGTTATATGTAGGTTTTTTAGTTGGGTTGATTCCTACTTTTGTCTGGTTGTGGTTTAGTTGGCTAAGTTATGGTGGTAATAGTGTAGAACAGTTGTTACAATTTGTTGTCAATCTTGGTAGTCGTGAACAACATGGAAATAATATCCTGTTCTATTTTTGGAATATTCCCTTAAAATCTTTCCCTTGGTCTTTTTTCAGTATTTTAGGACTATTTCTTATTATTCGTAAACCTATTTCTCGCTATCAATTACTTTTGGTTGGTTTTCCTATAACTCTATTTGTAGAAATTAGTTTATTTTCAACTCGGTTTTCTCACTATGCTCTAGGAATTTATCCTTTTATTGCTATGTTTGCATCTGTGGGTTTAGACTGGTTAGGGAAAATTTATCAATCTAGAAAATCAGTCAATTTTCCAGCACATTTACCCAGAAATATTAGTTATGGCTTTGGTATTTTAGGCTTAATATTTTTCCTGGCTGGGTTAATCGCTTTATTCTTAGATATTCAAAATATTCAAAAGTATGTTATTTTAGGTATGACTGCTGGTTTAAGCTGTTTAATTATCCCTGTAGTTTGGATTAGTCGTGATCATTTTCATCAACAATATTTGACTGCTTCCTACTGGATAGGTGCTTGGTTAATTTCTGCGTGGATATCTATAGCTACGGCTGGAAATTTGGGATTATTGAGTGATTTTAATCCTGGATTTATGACATTTTTTAGACAAGAATCAATTGCAAGCATTATCCAAAATCATCCTATTAATTTTGTCAGATGGGCTAGTAAATACGCTGAATTAATTTATTTTTATACTCCTATTTCTGGTCAAAATGTCAATGAAATTTCTGAATTACCAGCATTGAGTTATGCTTGGATTTATACGCCTAATGCTGGTGAATTAAATCAAAAATATCATGTGATTGGTAGTATTAAAGACTATCAATTAATTCAGATTTTACCACCCATAAATAAAAGCTAGTAGTTGGGATTTAACCCATAAAACAGAGCCAAAAAATTTATTTAACTTCGGTTTCTTTACTTGCTGATTCCTGATTTTTAAATAAATCAGCAGTTGCTAATAATAGCTCTCTCAAACTTTGTCTTAGTTCATCTTCTTTTTTAGCTATTGCTACACCTGCTGCACTGAGTTTATTTTCGATTTGTGAATGTTTTTCTTTTACTTGTGTAACTACGGTTTCAGGTTGCGGTAAAGCTTGATTATACCAGGTTTTAGCCTCATCTAAATAATCTTGAATTTCTCCCGAACGTCCACCATAACGTGCAGCTAAATTAGCGCGAATGACAGCTACTTGTGCTTGCAATTGAGCATATCTTTTTTTTAATAAAGTGACTTCTTCACTATTTTGGATAGTATTAATTGCTGAGGATATCGCATCTTTAATGAAGTCAGATTTTTCTT from Okeanomitos corallinicola TIOX110 includes the following:
- a CDS encoding glycosyltransferase family 39 protein produces the protein MLYKSPLFLNIQRQIIKFPQVSLLVWLIPLLLFNSGENSLMAHDESLYAARARLMFDSGNWVAPWENAHHKTPGFYWLIAIFYRFFGVSEITARIPGMIAGILMTLVVYELGKILLGKRLAYLSVAILSVEFLWLQYSRLVAPDIPTFLLVFTAILCLLKSEKKSQYRLAYGFFIGAMFGFGFLMRSFMIFLPMVALLPYLIGEHRRHHHLTNPMLYVGFLVGLIPTFVWLWFSWLSYGGNSVEQLLQFVVNLGSREQHGNNILFYFWNIPLKSFPWSFFSILGLFLIIRKPISRYQLLLVGFPITLFVEISLFSTRFSHYALGIYPFIAMFASVGLDWLGKIYQSRKSVNFPAHLPRNISYGFGILGLIFFLAGLIALFLDIQNIQKYVILGMTAGLSCLIIPVVWISRDHFHQQYLTASYWIGAWLISAWISIATAGNLGLLSDFNPGFMTFFRQESIASIIQNHPINFVRWASKYAELIYFYTPISGQNVNEISELPALSYAWIYTPNAGELNQKYHVIGSIKDYQLIQILPPINKS
- a CDS encoding histidine kinase, translating into MTNNIKEKITVDLQEARDAGRLRTETIREIVKTAVSEVADEFQAGSSDLNNLVKDAVSAVVENCQDKGGEIKEEVTVAIEGALEAVNSKRHEMIVKTQSELKQIQVKLEHEEEELQQEVDGILADIKQTSQEKSDFIKDAISSAINTIQNSEEVTLLKKRYAQLQAQVAVIRANLAARYGGRSGEIQDYLDEAKTWYNQALPQPETVVTQVKEKHSQIENKLSAAGVAIAKKEDELRQSLRELLLATADLFKNQESASKETEVK
- a CDS encoding class I SAM-dependent methyltransferase; this encodes MLLRADHRIKLDDTDDKLFYDYPRFVTHVDEGFIQQLTDLYLQRLKPNTRIFDMMSSWVSHLPEMEFDHVEGHGLNAEELARNPRLNHYFVQNINTKPQLPLADQSFDAVINCVSVQYIQYPEAVFSEIHRILKPGGVAIISFSNRMFYQKAIQIWRDASESSRVELVKGYFASMNGFTTPEVVVNRPTAPNFLQWLGLPGGDPFYAVIAHRLE
- a CDS encoding LL-diaminopimelate aminotransferase, producing the protein MATVNDNYLKLKAGYLFPEIARRVNAFVEANPDAKIIKLGIGDVTEPLPEACRTAMIKAVEDMGDRSSFKGYGPEQGYAWLREKIATQDFQARGAKIEADEIFISDGSKCDTGNILEIFGKNNKIAVTDPVYPVYVDTNVMAGNTGDANEKGEYGGLVYLPVTAENNFTAEIPKEKVDLIYLCFPNNPTGATATEEHLQEWVNYAKANGSIIFFDAAYEAFITDPSLPRSIYEIEGARDCAIEFRSFSKNAGFTGTRCALTVVPKNLTAKAADGTDVELWKLWNRRQSTKFNGVSYIVQKGAEAVYSEEGKAQTKALVSFYLENAKIIREQLSNAGLQVYGGVNAPYVWVKTPHGLSSWEFFDKLLQTVNVVGTPGSGFGAAGEGYFRISAFNSRENVEEAMKRITEKFKV